The segment CGGCGCCATGGTGCTGCATTTTTCGGGCGCCATTGACAGTCGGCTGTTTTCACGCGCGGTCCATTCCTGGTCAACCAGCAGACCGAGCCTTTCTTCGAAGGAGAGTTCGTCTGCTGTAGATGTCTGCATTTGCTCGATCAAGGCGGTGGCCATGCCGTTCAAACGCATGGATTTCAATTTGTCGATGGTTGGATGATTGAGCATGAGGTGATCTCCGGTATAGGCGTCAGTGGAAATAACCTGCGCCGCGCAGGTTGTTGTGCTGGATGGATGGCGTCTTTGGCTCGGGTTCTGGCAAGGGCTGCTGGTCGAGATTGCTTTGCAGAATCGATTTGACGCTTTTGTATGTGGGGCCGCCGATGGCCAAGGCTCTTGCACAGGCGGCGTCCACGCGCTCTGGGCCATATTTCTTCGCCAAGCGAATGATGCCCAGGCAGGAGCGGAATCCCTGCTCTGGATGAGGGCGGTTCTCGATGATGTGAGTGGCCAGTTTGGCGACGTGAGGACCGCTTTCATGCGCCCAACTGATGATCCGTGACGGCGTCCAATGGGCATGACGCCGGTGGGATTCAGGCATGTGCTCCGACGTGGTGGTGTGGCGACCTTTGACGTGGTTGCGGGGGTGGCTGGCGACTCGTTTCCCGCGATGGAAGCACTCCACCGTGTTGGCGGTGTAACGGATGTCCAGCCGTTTGCGCGCCAATGCGTGGGGGACGCTGTAGTAATGGCCATCCAACTCAATGTGGTAGTCAATATTGACTCGGGCTGTTGACCATTCTGCGAAGACAAAACGCTGAATCGGCAGCGACTTAAGAGCTGGGCGATCAATGGACTCAAAAGCGGACCGACGAGATCCGGGGAGCTTTTTGAATGGACGGTCGTTGAAAATAATCAGCAGTCGCCGGATCTGCTCGTTGAGTTCCTGAATGCTGAAGAACGTGTGATTGCGCAGACGGGCAAGAATCCAGCGCTCCACCAGTTGGACGCCAACTTCCGCCTTGGATTTATCCCGGGGCTTGCGCACTCGGGCGGGAATGACAGCGGTTCCGTAATGAATCGCCAGGTCGTGGTAAGTGGGGTTGATGTCCGGTTCATATCGGCAGGCTTTGCTGACGCCTGATTTCAGATTGTCCGGCACGACCAACTCCGGGACGCCGTCGAAGAAGTGAAAAGCGCGTTCGTGGGAGCCAATCCAGTCGGGCAAGGCCTGGGATCGCGTCGCTTCGGCGAAGGTGTAGTTGCTGGCGCCCAGTACGGCGACAAAGATTTCGGCGTTGAATGTTTGCCCGGTGACGCGATCGGTAATGGGGATGGTTTGGCCGCAATAGTCGACGAAGAGTTTCTCTCCGGCGCGATGCTCCTGACGCATCACCAAGTCGATGCCGCTGCGCCATTCTCGGTAGAGTTCGCAGAAGCGGCTGTACTGCAGCCCCTCGGGATGGCGCTGTTTATACTCATCCCAGAGTAAAGTCAGGGTGACGCCCTTGCGCTTCAACTCCTGATGGATATGGGACCAGTGTGGCAATGAGGGCTGTGCGACGGCGCGCAGCGCGGGCTCAGGAAACAGCAGGCGCTCAAGCGCCGCATCGTCCAGATTCTCTGGCAAAGGCCAGGAAAGGCCTGCGCTTTTGGCCCTGGACAGATATTCGGAGACTGCGGTCCGCCCAATGCTCGCGCTTTCGGCTATACGCCGATTGCTCAAGCGGGATTCCCATTTCAGTCGCAGGATTTCTTTGATCTTGCGCATGGATAACCTCTGGTTGGGCATCTCCAGCCTCCCTCATGAAATGATGAGAAAGAATTGGAGTATGCCGGGTTATCCGCGTCTTGATCGCTCCTGAGATTTCCCCCTTCGACGGGGTGGCCGCCTTACGTCGGAATGGGTGGCCGGATTGAATCGGAATCAGTGGCCGTTTTGCATCGGAATGGGTGGCCGCTTTCGATCGGAATCAGTGGCCGCTTTGCGCCGGAATACGCAGGCGACCTACGCCTTACGCCAGCGTGTAGAACGAACCTTCGCATGGGAGGACAAATTCAAACGCTTGCTGATCCGCTTTGAGCATATCCAGTGGCGACATCTGGGCTTCAAGCTCATGGCCTACACACTGATCAATATCCGAGACTTTTGTCAGCACTAAAACTTGCAACCAGTTCAGCAAGTCTGTTCCCTAAACCCGTCGGAGGGAGGCGAAATTTGAGGCTACAGGAGCGTTTCTAGTCGGAAAGGTATAGAGGGAGACCCTGAAAGGAAAACGTCTAAAATCGCAATTTCAGCGCTTTTATGGATTTGGTTTCCTAGAGGTATGGAAAACCGTGAGGATTTCAACGGTGTTACTGGTAACACGATAAACAAGTTTGTAAGGGATACCAGCAATGACCAGTTCACGGGCATTGCTGATTTGACTGGTTTTCCCGATATTCGGATAATCCTTCAAATGATCCGTAATTTGCACAATCCTGTCGGCTACCATACTGGCAGCATCAGGATTATCCTGAGCAATATAGGTGCGGATCTCAGCAAGGTCGGCAATCGCTGAATCAAGCCATTTGACGATCATAGGCATATGGGGTTAGCGACCAGGCATGGGTTTTGGTGGTGCGGTTTCCTGGTCTGTTCCCCATGAGGAAAGCCAATTTTTGACAGAATCGTGGTCCACAAACTCTCCTCGCCCACTGTCGGCCCGTGCAACGGCTTGTTCAATCTTTTCCCTTTGCCATTGCTCCAGGTCACGGCGTTCCACCAAAGCCTCTTGAACCACGGATACCACGAATAGATTCACATCATCGAGGTTTTGTAGTTTTTCACTCACGGCATCGGGGAAATGGATCATCATGTCCATACCGGTTCTCCTCTCTGAGGCTTTCATACTTTTAGCTTAGCTAATTATCCACAAACGTCAAAGAAGTAAGAATATATTATATGGGAAAAGGCTTGTTAACAATTATTGCTCCGTTGCTAATACACCTAAAGCTACAGTACCTATCAAAAACCCTTTAAAAACGCTAAGTCTTTAACGTTTTCATTTGCGTAAGATTGAGAGAAATTCACATTAGAGCCATCGCCATTAACTGTTAGTTCTCCATCAACATTATAACGATTCTCTCTAATAAATGATCCGTTCCAATAAACTTCAATTTTCATTCTAAATTTATCAGAATATTGAATCAACCACCCCGCCGCAAGCAGCGGGGTATGGACACGAAAAGATCATGACGGCTCTCACCGCCTAACGGCGACAAGAGCCGTGGGTCATCTACCTTTCAACGCCGCAAGCGGCGGGGAATTTGACCCTCAGAGATTAAAGTTTAGCTCGGCTTGATGATCCTGATCGTCCTGATGTCTCACATACTCTCGGACGGTCTTTTCATCCAAACCTACGGTGCTCACACAATAGCCTCGTGACCAAAAGTGCTTACCCGTAAACCCTTGCTTCAGCCCATGCGCTCGACGATGGATATGGATCGCTGATTTCCCCTTCAGATATCCAACCACCATCGCAATGCTGAACTTGGGCGGTACACTCAGAACCAAATGGACATGATCCTTCATGGCATGCCCTTCAACCAGTTCTACGCCCTTCTGTCGGCATAACTGCCGCAGAATTTGGCCGACTTCCTTGCGCAATCGACCAAAAAGCACTTTCTTCCGGTACTTGGCCACAAACACAACGTGGTACTTACATTCCCACTTCACGTGGGATAGACTTTGCCAATCTCGCATGGCGATTCCTCCTCCCCATTCGGGGCTTTCCTCAGGAGGAATCGTCTTTCTTCTCGCTGGAACGGCATAGCCTTTTCAAGTCTCACCGGCAGAGCCGGTGGTTTACTGAACTGCCTAATTATGCTCAAGACATACAAAAATGTACCAAGGAAATAGGTGATAAATCAAGCCACCTGAAAAGCACTCCCGCTCATGGCACGCCAACCGGTAGCGAAGTCATGGGAAACGTTCTCGATGGTGTTGAAAGCAAAGAATGGTTGGAAGGGCTTGAAGGTGGCCAACCCTCGGACACGCTTCAAAACGCTCTCTAAGGGGTCTGATCCGGTAGGGGGCGAAATGACACGCTAAGGATTGCTCACCGCTTTTTTGGCCATCTGTATTCACCCGTGAGCAGGATATGGGACCACCCGAGAGGCGAGATGTGCGCCAGGAGTTCGGGTGGAACCGGCAACCCGGTGCGTTTTCTTTGCGCCACAGCTTCTCCCAATCGGGCTGTATTCCAGTAAATCACGATTGCTG is part of the Magnetofaba australis IT-1 genome and harbors:
- the istA gene encoding IS21 family transposase, which gives rise to MRKIKEILRLKWESRLSNRRIAESASIGRTAVSEYLSRAKSAGLSWPLPENLDDAALERLLFPEPALRAVAQPSLPHWSHIHQELKRKGVTLTLLWDEYKQRHPEGLQYSRFCELYREWRSGIDLVMRQEHRAGEKLFVDYCGQTIPITDRVTGQTFNAEIFVAVLGASNYTFAEATRSQALPDWIGSHERAFHFFDGVPELVVPDNLKSGVSKACRYEPDINPTYHDLAIHYGTAVIPARVRKPRDKSKAEVGVQLVERWILARLRNHTFFSIQELNEQIRRLLIIFNDRPFKKLPGSRRSAFESIDRPALKSLPIQRFVFAEWSTARVNIDYHIELDGHYYSVPHALARKRLDIRYTANTVECFHRGKRVASHPRNHVKGRHTTTSEHMPESHRRHAHWTPSRIISWAHESGPHVAKLATHIIENRPHPEQGFRSCLGIIRLAKKYGPERVDAACARALAIGGPTYKSVKSILQSNLDQQPLPEPEPKTPSIQHNNLRGAGYFH
- a CDS encoding type II toxin-antitoxin system RelE/ParE family toxin yields the protein MPMIVKWLDSAIADLAEIRTYIAQDNPDAASMVADRIVQITDHLKDYPNIGKTSQISNARELVIAGIPYKLVYRVTSNTVEILTVFHTSRKPNP
- the tnpA gene encoding IS200/IS605 family transposase — protein: MRDWQSLSHVKWECKYHVVFVAKYRKKVLFGRLRKEVGQILRQLCRQKGVELVEGHAMKDHVHLVLSVPPKFSIAMVVGYLKGKSAIHIHRRAHGLKQGFTGKHFWSRGYCVSTVGLDEKTVREYVRHQDDQDHQAELNFNL